Proteins from a genomic interval of Paenibacillus lentus:
- a CDS encoding glycerophosphodiester phosphodiesterase: MVQVINFAHRGAAGHCPENTMIAFKRALEFGATGIETDVQMTKDGQLVLIHDETLRRTTGSPEWVKDVTLTELMSKDAGAWFHDDFRGEKIPTLEQLLELVKPLDMIINLELKNGIIRYPGLEGKVIELVRRFALSERVIISSFNHYSLVECKKLAPEIRTGILYMEGLYEPWAYAKRIGADALHAFQYAVVPELVAAASEYGMPYHPFTVNEKAEMQALIQAGVAGIITDYPDRLAELLTAEGG; this comes from the coding sequence AGAATACAATGATCGCTTTCAAACGTGCTCTAGAGTTTGGTGCTACAGGCATTGAGACTGACGTGCAAATGACGAAGGATGGGCAACTAGTGCTGATTCATGACGAAACGCTGCGGCGTACCACGGGCTCTCCAGAGTGGGTCAAGGATGTGACATTAACGGAGCTGATGTCGAAGGATGCGGGAGCTTGGTTTCATGATGATTTTCGGGGGGAGAAGATTCCGACCCTAGAGCAGCTGCTCGAACTCGTCAAGCCGCTGGACATGATCATTAATTTAGAGCTGAAAAATGGGATCATCCGCTATCCCGGGCTTGAGGGCAAAGTGATTGAGTTGGTGCGCCGCTTCGCGTTATCGGAGCGCGTCATCATTTCTAGTTTTAATCATTATTCCTTGGTTGAATGCAAGAAGCTAGCCCCGGAAATTCGGACGGGCATTCTCTACATGGAGGGGTTGTATGAGCCTTGGGCCTATGCAAAGCGGATCGGCGCTGACGCGCTCCATGCATTCCAGTACGCCGTAGTTCCTGAGCTTGTGGCTGCCGCTTCGGAGTATGGCATGCCGTATCATCCGTTTACGGTTAATGAGAAGGCAGAGATGCAAGCTTTGATTCAAGCTGGCGTGGCGGGAATTATTACCGATTATCCCGATCGTTTGGCCGAGCTGTTGACGGCTGAAGGAGGTTAG